One genomic region from Chrysemys picta bellii isolate R12L10 chromosome 18, ASM1138683v2, whole genome shotgun sequence encodes:
- the EGFL7 gene encoding epidermal growth factor-like protein 7 isoform X3 yields MQRISCLLTGFVLILGVTSTERFARSGRRVCSAEMQNGAASYVESHVQPVYQPYLTTCQGHRLCSTYRTTYKVAYRLAYRRFSQPIYMCCPGWRRANVHAVGCSKAICRLPCQNGGSCSAPDRCTCPPGWMGKSCQTDVDECTGPSHGCSQHCVNTPGSYGCACRAGKRLSADGKSCQASEPPTETEASPALNRSGASSEMKEEMQALRSRVEVLEQKLQLLLAPFHNLMPSAADDVSTDPISQLFYSLRQLDRIESLSEQISFLEERLETCSCKNER; encoded by the exons ATGCAGAGAATCAGCTGCCTCCTCACGGGATTTGTCTTAATCCTTGGTGTGACCAGCACTGAGCGTTTTGCCCGGTCAGG CCGCAGGGTGTGCTCTGCAGAGATGCAGAATGGAGCCGCTTCCTATGTGGAGTCCCACGTGCAGCCTGTCTACCAGCCCTACCTCACAACGTGCCAGGGACACCGGCTCTGCAGTACGTACAG AACCACATACAAGGTTGCCTATCGCCTGGCCTACAGGAGATTTTCCCAGCCCATCTATATGTGCTGCCCCGGATGGAGACGGGCAAACGTCCACGCAGTCGGATGCAGCAAAG CCATTTGCAGGTTGCCTTGTCAAAACGGTGGGAGCTGTTCAGCCCCAGACAGATGCACCTGCCCTCCAGGATGGATGGGGAAATCCTGCCAGACAG ATGTGGATGAATGCACTGGCCCAAGTCACGGCTGCAGCCAGCATTGTGTCAACACGCCTGGGAGCTATGGCTGTGCCTGTCGGGCTGGGAAAAGGCTTTCCGCCGATGGGAAATCATGCCAGGCTTCGGAGCCACCCACTGAGACAGAGGCCTCCCCCGCCCTCAACCGATCAG GCGCCTCCAGTGAAATGAAGGAAGAAATGCAAGCCCTCCGGAGCCGGGTGGAAGTGCTGGAGCAG aaaCTCCAGTTACTGTTGGCTCCATTCCATAACCTCATGCCATCGGCAGCAGATGACGTCAGCACAGACCCCATCAGCCAGCTGTTCTACTCCCTGCGGCAGCTGGATAGAATCGAGTCCCTGAGTGAGCAGATCTCCTTCCTGGAGGAGCGACTGGAGACAT GTTCGTGTAAGAATGAACGCTAA
- the EGFL7 gene encoding epidermal growth factor-like protein 7 isoform X5, whose translation MQNGAASYVESHVQPVYQPYLTTCQGHRLCSTYRTTYKVAYRLAYRRFSQPIYMCCPGWRRANVHAVGCSKAICRLPCQNGGSCSAPDRCTCPPGWMGKSCQTDVDECTGPSHGCSQHCVNTPGSYGCACRAGKRLSADGKSCQASEPPTETEASPALNRSGASSEMKEEMQALRSRVEVLEQKLQLLLAPFHNLMPSAADDVSTDPISQLFYSLRQLDRIESLSEQISFLEERLETCSCKNER comes from the exons ATGCAGAATGGAGCCGCTTCCTATGTGGAGTCCCACGTGCAGCCTGTCTACCAGCCCTACCTCACAACGTGCCAGGGACACCGGCTCTGCAGTACGTACAG AACCACATACAAGGTTGCCTATCGCCTGGCCTACAGGAGATTTTCCCAGCCCATCTATATGTGCTGCCCCGGATGGAGACGGGCAAACGTCCACGCAGTCGGATGCAGCAAAG CCATTTGCAGGTTGCCTTGTCAAAACGGTGGGAGCTGTTCAGCCCCAGACAGATGCACCTGCCCTCCAGGATGGATGGGGAAATCCTGCCAGACAG ATGTGGATGAATGCACTGGCCCAAGTCACGGCTGCAGCCAGCATTGTGTCAACACGCCTGGGAGCTATGGCTGTGCCTGTCGGGCTGGGAAAAGGCTTTCCGCCGATGGGAAATCATGCCAGGCTTCGGAGCCACCCACTGAGACAGAGGCCTCCCCCGCCCTCAACCGATCAG GCGCCTCCAGTGAAATGAAGGAAGAAATGCAAGCCCTCCGGAGCCGGGTGGAAGTGCTGGAGCAG aaaCTCCAGTTACTGTTGGCTCCATTCCATAACCTCATGCCATCGGCAGCAGATGACGTCAGCACAGACCCCATCAGCCAGCTGTTCTACTCCCTGCGGCAGCTGGATAGAATCGAGTCCCTGAGTGAGCAGATCTCCTTCCTGGAGGAGCGACTGGAGACAT GTTCGTGTAAGAATGAACGCTAA
- the EGFL7 gene encoding epidermal growth factor-like protein 7 isoform X1 — MQRISCLLTGFVLILGVTSTERFARSGRRVCSAEMQNGAASYVESHVQPVYQPYLTTCQGHRLCSTYRTTYKVAYRLAYRRFSQPIYMCCPGWRRANVHAVGCSKAICRLPCQNGGSCSAPDRCTCPPGWMGKSCQTDVDECTGPSHGCSQHCVNTPGSYGCACRAGKRLSADGKSCQASEPPTETEASPALNRSGASSEMKEEMQALRSRVEVLEQKLQLLLAPFHNLMPSAADDVSTDPISQLFYSLRQLDRIESLSEQISFLEERLETSDLRSRTADIPRTCRPTGSVMFMPQLIYFYANSQTISL; from the exons ATGCAGAGAATCAGCTGCCTCCTCACGGGATTTGTCTTAATCCTTGGTGTGACCAGCACTGAGCGTTTTGCCCGGTCAGG CCGCAGGGTGTGCTCTGCAGAGATGCAGAATGGAGCCGCTTCCTATGTGGAGTCCCACGTGCAGCCTGTCTACCAGCCCTACCTCACAACGTGCCAGGGACACCGGCTCTGCAGTACGTACAG AACCACATACAAGGTTGCCTATCGCCTGGCCTACAGGAGATTTTCCCAGCCCATCTATATGTGCTGCCCCGGATGGAGACGGGCAAACGTCCACGCAGTCGGATGCAGCAAAG CCATTTGCAGGTTGCCTTGTCAAAACGGTGGGAGCTGTTCAGCCCCAGACAGATGCACCTGCCCTCCAGGATGGATGGGGAAATCCTGCCAGACAG ATGTGGATGAATGCACTGGCCCAAGTCACGGCTGCAGCCAGCATTGTGTCAACACGCCTGGGAGCTATGGCTGTGCCTGTCGGGCTGGGAAAAGGCTTTCCGCCGATGGGAAATCATGCCAGGCTTCGGAGCCACCCACTGAGACAGAGGCCTCCCCCGCCCTCAACCGATCAG GCGCCTCCAGTGAAATGAAGGAAGAAATGCAAGCCCTCCGGAGCCGGGTGGAAGTGCTGGAGCAG aaaCTCCAGTTACTGTTGGCTCCATTCCATAACCTCATGCCATCGGCAGCAGATGACGTCAGCACAGACCCCATCAGCCAGCTGTTCTACTCCCTGCGGCAGCTGGATAGAATCGAGTCCCTGAGTGAGCAGATCTCCTTCCTGGAGGAGCGACTGGAGACAT CAGATCTAAGAAGTAGAACGGCAGACATACCACGCACGTGCAGACCAACTGGATCGGTTATGTTTATGCCACAGTTAATCTACTTCTACGCCAACTCCCAAACCATCAGCTTGTAA
- the EGFL7 gene encoding epidermal growth factor-like protein 7 isoform X4, with translation MQNGAASYVESHVQPVYQPYLTTCQGHRLCSTYRTTYKVAYRLAYRRFSQPIYMCCPGWRRANVHAVGCSKAICRLPCQNGGSCSAPDRCTCPPGWMGKSCQTDVDECTGPSHGCSQHCVNTPGSYGCACRAGKRLSADGKSCQASEPPTETEASPALNRSGASSEMKEEMQALRSRVEVLEQKLQLLLAPFHNLMPSAADDVSTDPISQLFYSLRQLDRIESLSEQISFLEERLETSDLRSRTADIPRTCRPTGSVMFMPQLIYFYANSQTISL, from the exons ATGCAGAATGGAGCCGCTTCCTATGTGGAGTCCCACGTGCAGCCTGTCTACCAGCCCTACCTCACAACGTGCCAGGGACACCGGCTCTGCAGTACGTACAG AACCACATACAAGGTTGCCTATCGCCTGGCCTACAGGAGATTTTCCCAGCCCATCTATATGTGCTGCCCCGGATGGAGACGGGCAAACGTCCACGCAGTCGGATGCAGCAAAG CCATTTGCAGGTTGCCTTGTCAAAACGGTGGGAGCTGTTCAGCCCCAGACAGATGCACCTGCCCTCCAGGATGGATGGGGAAATCCTGCCAGACAG ATGTGGATGAATGCACTGGCCCAAGTCACGGCTGCAGCCAGCATTGTGTCAACACGCCTGGGAGCTATGGCTGTGCCTGTCGGGCTGGGAAAAGGCTTTCCGCCGATGGGAAATCATGCCAGGCTTCGGAGCCACCCACTGAGACAGAGGCCTCCCCCGCCCTCAACCGATCAG GCGCCTCCAGTGAAATGAAGGAAGAAATGCAAGCCCTCCGGAGCCGGGTGGAAGTGCTGGAGCAG aaaCTCCAGTTACTGTTGGCTCCATTCCATAACCTCATGCCATCGGCAGCAGATGACGTCAGCACAGACCCCATCAGCCAGCTGTTCTACTCCCTGCGGCAGCTGGATAGAATCGAGTCCCTGAGTGAGCAGATCTCCTTCCTGGAGGAGCGACTGGAGACAT CAGATCTAAGAAGTAGAACGGCAGACATACCACGCACGTGCAGACCAACTGGATCGGTTATGTTTATGCCACAGTTAATCTACTTCTACGCCAACTCCCAAACCATCAGCTTGTAA
- the EGFL7 gene encoding epidermal growth factor-like protein 7 isoform X2, giving the protein MQRISCLLTGFVLILGVTSTERFARSGRRVCSAEMQNGAASYVESHVQPVYQPYLTTCQGHRLCSTYRTTYKVAYRLAYRRFSQPIYMCCPGWRRANVHAVGCSKAICRLPCQNGGSCSAPDRCTCPPGWMGKSCQTDVDECTGPSHGCSQHCVNTPGSYGCACRAGKRLSADGKSCQASEPPTETEASPALNRSGASSEMKEEMQALRSRVEVLEQKLQLLLAPFHNLMPSAADDVSTDPISQLFYSLRQLDRIESLSEQISFLEERLETYLRSRTADIPRTCRPTGSVMFMPQLIYFYANSQTISL; this is encoded by the exons ATGCAGAGAATCAGCTGCCTCCTCACGGGATTTGTCTTAATCCTTGGTGTGACCAGCACTGAGCGTTTTGCCCGGTCAGG CCGCAGGGTGTGCTCTGCAGAGATGCAGAATGGAGCCGCTTCCTATGTGGAGTCCCACGTGCAGCCTGTCTACCAGCCCTACCTCACAACGTGCCAGGGACACCGGCTCTGCAGTACGTACAG AACCACATACAAGGTTGCCTATCGCCTGGCCTACAGGAGATTTTCCCAGCCCATCTATATGTGCTGCCCCGGATGGAGACGGGCAAACGTCCACGCAGTCGGATGCAGCAAAG CCATTTGCAGGTTGCCTTGTCAAAACGGTGGGAGCTGTTCAGCCCCAGACAGATGCACCTGCCCTCCAGGATGGATGGGGAAATCCTGCCAGACAG ATGTGGATGAATGCACTGGCCCAAGTCACGGCTGCAGCCAGCATTGTGTCAACACGCCTGGGAGCTATGGCTGTGCCTGTCGGGCTGGGAAAAGGCTTTCCGCCGATGGGAAATCATGCCAGGCTTCGGAGCCACCCACTGAGACAGAGGCCTCCCCCGCCCTCAACCGATCAG GCGCCTCCAGTGAAATGAAGGAAGAAATGCAAGCCCTCCGGAGCCGGGTGGAAGTGCTGGAGCAG aaaCTCCAGTTACTGTTGGCTCCATTCCATAACCTCATGCCATCGGCAGCAGATGACGTCAGCACAGACCCCATCAGCCAGCTGTTCTACTCCCTGCGGCAGCTGGATAGAATCGAGTCCCTGAGTGAGCAGATCTCCTTCCTGGAGGAGCGACTGGAGACAT ATCTAAGAAGTAGAACGGCAGACATACCACGCACGTGCAGACCAACTGGATCGGTTATGTTTATGCCACAGTTAATCTACTTCTACGCCAACTCCCAAACCATCAGCTTGTAA